The following coding sequences lie in one Helicoverpa zea isolate HzStark_Cry1AcR chromosome 2, ilHelZeax1.1, whole genome shotgun sequence genomic window:
- the LOC124641678 gene encoding UDP-glucuronic acid decarboxylase 1 isoform X2: protein MIRQSLKLRKTLTVLGILSLLLLLFLILTKENSGVHQIVKEENAEKLEYRGLNGLPKMDKFPQTDILEEKKEANTVNDDTKRELLEARSRIDQLEKKIAILEGRVPQKYPEVKFLGYKERKRILVTGGAGFVGSHLVDVLMTQGHEVIVVDNFFTGRKRNVEHWFGHRNFEMIHHDIVNPLYVEADEIYHLASPASPPHYMQNPVKTIKTNTLGTINMLARRVGAKILIASTSEVYGDPMVHPQPESYWGHVNPIGPRACYDEGKRVAETLAYSYAKQEKVAVRVARIFNTYGPRMHVSDGRVVSNFIMQALQNLTITVYGNGRQTRSFCYVSDLVDGLLALMASSYTLPVNLGNPVENTIQEFAMIIKNQVPGCRSMVAKGAPVEDDPQRRRPDITVAKEHLHWEPKVSLQDGLQRTIDYFKEELSRTTFCNNQTYMDMKSHN, encoded by the exons ATGATAAGACAATCTCTGAAACTGAGAAAGACACTAACAGTCTTGGGCATACTTTCTCTAT tgctgctattatttttaattcttacaAAAGAAAACAGTGGGGTGCACCAAATAGTAAAAGAGGAGAATGCTGAAAAACTAGAATACAGAGGTTTAAATGGTCTGCCAAAGATGGATAAATTCCCTCAAACAGATATATTGGAGGAGAAGAAAGAAGCCAACACAGTGAATGATGACACAAAACGAGAACTTCTCGAAGCTAGATCGAGGATAGATCAATTAGAAAAGAAAATTGCAATTTTAGAAGGTAGAGTTCCACAGAAGTATCCAGAAGTTAAGTTTCTGGGCTACAAGGAGAGGAAAAGAATATTG GTGACCGGTGGTGCAGGATTCGTGGGCTCGCATCTAGTTGACGTACTTATGACACAAGGCCATGAAGTCATTGTAGTGGACAATTTCTTCACTGGCCGCAAACGCAATGTTGAACATTGGTTCGGACACCGCAACTTTGAAATGATTCATCATGATATAGTTAACCCACTTTATGTAGAG GCAGATGAAATATACCACTTAGCTAGTCCTGCGAGTCCACCACACTACATGCAAAATCCAGTTAAGACCATTAAGACTAATACATTAGGAACAATCAATATGTTAG CACGTCGAGTTGGAGCAAAGATACTGATAGCGAGCACATCAGAAGTGTACGGCGACCCCATGGTGCATCCACAACCTGAATCATACTGGGGTCATGTTAACCCAATAG GGCCGCGGGCATGTTACGACGAGGGCAAGAGAGTTGCGGAGACACTCGCATACTCCTACGCTAAACAAGAGAAAGTGGCGGTCAGAGTCGCTAGAATATTCAACACGTATGGACCGAGGATGCACGTGTCCGATGGAAGAGTGGTTTCTAACTTTATTATGCAAGCACTGCAGAATTTGACTATCACT GTATATGGCAACGGGAGACAGACCCGTTCCTTCTGTTACGTATCAGATCTCGTTGACGGACTGCTGGCGTTGATGGCTTCCAGTTACACGCTGCCTGTCAACCTCGGCAATCCCGTAGAAAATACTATTCAAG AATTCGCCATGATTATAAAGAATCAAGTTCCGGGCTGCCGGAGCATGGTGGCAAAGGGTGCCCCGGTAGAGGATGACCCGCAGCGGCGCCGGCCCGACATCACAGTAGCTAAAGAACATTTGCATTGGGAACCTAAG GTGTCATTACAAGATGGTCTGCAAAGGACAATTGATTATTTCAAAGAAGAATTGTCAAGGACAACATTTTGCAACAATCAAACGTATATGGATATGAAAAGTcataattag
- the LOC124641678 gene encoding UDP-glucuronic acid decarboxylase 1 isoform X1 → MIRQSLKLRKTLTVLGILSLLLLLFLILTKENSGVHQIVKEENAEKLEYRGLNGLPKMDKFPQTDILEEKKEANTVNDDTKRELLEARSRIDQLEKKIAILEGRVPQKYPEVKFLGYKERKRILVTGGAGFVGSHLVDVLMTQGHEVIVVDNFFTGRKRNVEHWFGHRNFEMIHHDIVNPLYVEADEIYHLASPASPPHYMQNPVKTIKTNTLGTINMLGLARRVGAKILIASTSEVYGDPMVHPQPESYWGHVNPIGPRACYDEGKRVAETLAYSYAKQEKVAVRVARIFNTYGPRMHVSDGRVVSNFIMQALQNLTITVYGNGRQTRSFCYVSDLVDGLLALMASSYTLPVNLGNPVENTIQEFAMIIKNQVPGCRSMVAKGAPVEDDPQRRRPDITVAKEHLHWEPKVSLQDGLQRTIDYFKEELSRTTFCNNQTYMDMKSHN, encoded by the exons ATGATAAGACAATCTCTGAAACTGAGAAAGACACTAACAGTCTTGGGCATACTTTCTCTAT tgctgctattatttttaattcttacaAAAGAAAACAGTGGGGTGCACCAAATAGTAAAAGAGGAGAATGCTGAAAAACTAGAATACAGAGGTTTAAATGGTCTGCCAAAGATGGATAAATTCCCTCAAACAGATATATTGGAGGAGAAGAAAGAAGCCAACACAGTGAATGATGACACAAAACGAGAACTTCTCGAAGCTAGATCGAGGATAGATCAATTAGAAAAGAAAATTGCAATTTTAGAAGGTAGAGTTCCACAGAAGTATCCAGAAGTTAAGTTTCTGGGCTACAAGGAGAGGAAAAGAATATTG GTGACCGGTGGTGCAGGATTCGTGGGCTCGCATCTAGTTGACGTACTTATGACACAAGGCCATGAAGTCATTGTAGTGGACAATTTCTTCACTGGCCGCAAACGCAATGTTGAACATTGGTTCGGACACCGCAACTTTGAAATGATTCATCATGATATAGTTAACCCACTTTATGTAGAG GCAGATGAAATATACCACTTAGCTAGTCCTGCGAGTCCACCACACTACATGCAAAATCCAGTTAAGACCATTAAGACTAATACATTAGGAACAATCAATATGTTAG GTTTAGCACGTCGAGTTGGAGCAAAGATACTGATAGCGAGCACATCAGAAGTGTACGGCGACCCCATGGTGCATCCACAACCTGAATCATACTGGGGTCATGTTAACCCAATAG GGCCGCGGGCATGTTACGACGAGGGCAAGAGAGTTGCGGAGACACTCGCATACTCCTACGCTAAACAAGAGAAAGTGGCGGTCAGAGTCGCTAGAATATTCAACACGTATGGACCGAGGATGCACGTGTCCGATGGAAGAGTGGTTTCTAACTTTATTATGCAAGCACTGCAGAATTTGACTATCACT GTATATGGCAACGGGAGACAGACCCGTTCCTTCTGTTACGTATCAGATCTCGTTGACGGACTGCTGGCGTTGATGGCTTCCAGTTACACGCTGCCTGTCAACCTCGGCAATCCCGTAGAAAATACTATTCAAG AATTCGCCATGATTATAAAGAATCAAGTTCCGGGCTGCCGGAGCATGGTGGCAAAGGGTGCCCCGGTAGAGGATGACCCGCAGCGGCGCCGGCCCGACATCACAGTAGCTAAAGAACATTTGCATTGGGAACCTAAG GTGTCATTACAAGATGGTCTGCAAAGGACAATTGATTATTTCAAAGAAGAATTGTCAAGGACAACATTTTGCAACAATCAAACGTATATGGATATGAAAAGTcataattag
- the LOC124642376 gene encoding glycerophosphodiester phosphodiesterase GDPD6-like, with the protein MKMDQRVWIAVYSIIGIVYGVPSVLPAINTAEYDSEFCHPLVIGHRGASGYVPEHTLASYALAALMGADYVEPDLVMTSDKQLIARHDNELGLTTDVSLRPEFSSRYRNKTIDGNEISGWFTEDFTLEDIKTLRAVERIPDIRPGNARLNGAFEIPTFQEIIDLVKSLQISQKRVIGLYPEIKHSTYFQSVGLPMELAVIDILHRNGYEGSHAPVYIQSFEINNLKSLKNITQLRLLQLYDSKSMSPFDQIVSGTGVTYGDMATPDGLKEVAKYAYAVGPDKSYIIPRDANNNLGEVTSFVSDAHAAGLKVHPYTFRAENNFLPEEYNSDVTTNKNSAIGNLAAEVQAYFDAGIDGLFSDQPDIPVRTRSSCTRKTLH; encoded by the coding sequence ATGAAAATGGATCAACGGGTATGGATTGCGGTATATAGTATAATAGGCATCGTATACGGCGTACCGTCTGTATTACCAGCGATAAACACTGCAGAGTATGATTCTGAATTTTGTCACCCTCTGGTAATAGGACATCGAGGTGCCAGTGGATATGTCCCGGAACACACCCTCGCATCATACGCGCTAGCAGCACTCATGGGAGCTGACTACGTGGAACCCGATCTAGTCATGACTTCAGACAAACAACTGATCGCTCGACATGATAATGAACTAGGATTAACGACGGACGTTTCTCTGCGCCCTGAGTTTTCGTCTCGCTATCGAAACAAAACTATAGACGGCAACGAAATTAGTGGCTGGTTCACCGAAGACTTCACCCTAGAAGATATAAAAACATTGCGTGCTGTTGAACGCATTCCTGACATTCGGCCTGGCAATGCCCGTTTGAACGGTGCCTTCGAAATTCCAACATTTCAAGAAATTATTGATTTGGTCAAAAGCTTACAAATCAGCCAAAAGAGGGTTATTGGACTTTACCCAGAAATTAAGCACAGCACGTATTTTCAGTCAGTCGGATTACCAATGGAACTGGCAGTTATTGACATTCTTCACCGTAACGGTTATGAAGGATCTCACGCACCAGTGTATATACAGTCGTTTGAAATCAATAATTTAAAGAGccttaaaaatattacacaattaAGGCTCTTGCAGTTGTACGATAGTAAGTCTATGTCGCCATTCGATCAGATTGTAAGTGGAACTGGCGTCACGTACGGTGACATGGCTACTCCCGATGGTCTTAAGGAAGTAGCAAAGTATGCTTACGCCGTGGGCCCAGACAAGAGCTACATAATTCCCCGTGATGCAAATAATAACCTTGGAGAAGTGACAAGTTTCGTAAGCGATGCTCATGCTGCTGGCTTGAAAGTGCATCCGTACACATTCCGCGCTGAGAACAATTTCTTGCCAGAAGAATACAATAGTGATGTAACTACCAACAAAAATTCTGCTATCGGCAACTTGGCTGCTGAGGTCCAAGCTTATTTTGATGCTGGAATTGACGGTCTATTCTCTGACCAGCCTGATATTCCAGTAAGAACCAGATCCTCATGTACAAGGAAAACACTTCATTGA
- the LOC124643217 gene encoding glycerophosphodiester phosphodiesterase GDPD6-like: MDRRMTILVLLAVASIGALSAAIAVGIIRTRPDAAAAEEEYDLAFCQPLVIAHRGASGYIPEHTLGAYALAATMGSDYLEPDVVMTKDGVIIARHDNELGLTTDVAQHPEFADRYRTQTVDAKVVSGWFTEDFTLAEIKTLRSIERIPKTRPGNARMDTAMDVPTMQEIIDLTKGLEVSLGRPIGIYPEIKHGTHFQRLGLAMEKPLVDLLHNNGYRDAKSHIYIQSFEVNNLKELKNMTDLRLIQLFAGNSSGQPFDQVVEGTTLTYAQMATAEGLREIATYAYAVGPDKRYIIPRNDEDKLGTVTSFVQDAHAAGLKVHPYTFRSENEFLPAEFRSDDPSPDALGDAEGELRAFLATGIDGLFTDQPDDLVRIKNCD, encoded by the coding sequence ATGGACAGGCGCATGACTATATTGGTATTGCTTGCAGTCGCAAGCATCGGTGCTTTGAGTGCTGCTATTGCAGTGGGTATCATCCGCACCAGGCCAGATGCAGCTGCGGCTGAAGAGGAGTATGATCTCGCCTTTTGCCAACCTCTAGTGATAGCTCACCGCGGTGCCAGCGGCTACATCCCAGAACACACCCTCGGGGCCTATGCACTAGCAGCCACCATGGGCTCCGACTACTTAGAACCAGACGTTGTCATGACCAAAGATGGAGTCATCATCGCCCGACATGACAATGAACTAGGCTTAACCACAGATGTAGCACAACATCCCGAATTCGCCGACCGCTATCGCACACAAACCGTCGATGCAAAAGTAGTAAGTGGCTGGTTCACAGAAGACTTTACTCTTGCAGAGATAAAAACTTTGCGTTCAATTGAACGTATACCTAAGACAAGACCAGGCAATGCTAGAATGGACACAGCTATGGATGTCCCAACAATGCAAGAAATTATAGATTTAACCAAAGGTCTTGAAGTCAGTCTTGGCCGGCCTATTGGAATTTACCCTGAAATAAAACATGGAACTCACTTCCAGCGTTTAGGTCTCGCTATGGAAAAACCTCTTGTGGATTTGCTGCACAACAATGGTTACAGAGATGCTAAATCTCATATTTATATACAATCATTTGAAGTAAACAACTTGAAGGAATTGAAAAATATGACTGATCTTCGATTGATACAGCTCTTTGCTGGCAATTCTAGTGGTCAACCTTTCGACCAAGTTGTGGAAGGAACAACCCTCACTTACGCTCAAATGGCTACTGCAGAAGGGTTACGTGAGATCGCGACGTACGCATATGCAGTAGGCCCTGACAAGCGTTATATAATTCCTCGCAATGACGAGGACAAGTTGGGGACAGTGACAAGTTTTGTGCAGGACGCCCACGCGGCAGGACTGAAAGTTCATCCGTACACTTTTCGTTCTGAAAACGAATTTCTGCCGGCCGAGTTCCGCAGCGATGATCCGTCACCAGACGCTCTCGGTGACGCTGAGGGAGAACTACGAGCGTTCCTAGCCACAGGAATAGATGGACTCTTTACGGACCAGCCAGATGACTTAGTACGAATTAAAAATTGTGATTGA